Part of the Butyrivibrio proteoclasticus B316 genome, CGAGTTTTTCCTAAAAGGCCTTGATGACTACCTTGCATTCCAGCAAAGGGGAATAAAACCGGTCATCATCAAAAACTAAAAAGCAAAGGCTGCCCTTTAAAGGCAGCCTTACAAAAAGGAATCCATATGAATTATCTTATTTCAGCACTTATAATAACTTTGATCATCCCTATCTGGGGGCTTCTAATATACTTTCTAAATAAACTCCTTTATATCCTTCTATCAAAGATTTCCTCTGAGAAGGTAGCCATGACGGTTGTTAACTATCTCACCATCCCTGGTGTTATTCACCACGAACTATCCCATGCTGCCCTTGCACTTCTTACAGGAGCTATTGTCACTGAATTTAAACCCTTCTGGCCTGACAAAACTTCAGGAAGTTTAGGGCACGTAAACTTTTCTACAAGAGGGTCCCTTTTTACGAGATGCCTTCAGTGTACCTTCACATCAACTGCACCTGTGATACTCGGAACACTCTCATCCATCCTTCTTTTTGCCTACGCAGCAAATAATACGGTTCCATTCTACATACTTGTGCCAATGATATACCTTATCTTTTCAATCATCATCCATGCCTCAATGAGTTTTGCAGATGTAAAGATCATGCTGAAAGGTATATGGGCTCTTTTCATCGCAGCATATATCATCTGTCTGTACTTCCAGATCGATTTTTTGAACGTAATAAGGCTTCATCTTATTGCTCAATTGTAATAATAGTGATAAAATAACTTTGTTTAGTAGTGATTTACCATTCATACATTGTTGCTTATATACCTCGGTTTCTGACCGGGGTTTTTTTATTTTTACAGCAAGGAGTCTTTACTCTTAAGGCAAAAGAGTAAGGGCTCTTTTTGTATGTATGGCAAATTGGAACATAAAACCCCAATTAAAGGAGGACAGAAAGATGTCTAAAACAAAGTACAGACCCTTAGATCCAACAGAACTCATTGATACCACCGGAATGGACAATGAAACGTGGCTTCAAATCCGTGAGCACGGACTTGGAAAAGTACCAACTGATCCCGATTACATCCCATACACCATAACAGGTTCAGGTGCATCTGCTGCACTTGGAGTAAACCCTTGGCTGTCGGATGAAGAGTACAGGGATAAAAAGATGGGAATAAAGCCGGTACTTGAGGCTGCATTTTCTGAAGAAAGCAAGGCTGCAGGCCATGTATTTGAGCCTTTTGTAGCTATCAACTTTCTCCGCTACATGCACATGAACTTTCCTGAGACAAAAGTAAAACTCATTAAAGACTGCATACGTGACATACTTCCATATCTTGAGGATGCATGTCCTGACAAGACATCATACGAAGAGTTTTTAAGATCACAGGAAAAAGTCATTGAAAGCTTCAGAAAGAAATGGCCCATGAACCCATCATCCATGTGGCGCTGCAACACCAAAAATCCAGATGGAACTCTCAAATACCCCTTTGCTCTTGCAAATATTGACGGACTTGTTGAGATAAACGGACGCATAGGGATATTTGAAGCAAAAACAACTTCAAGAAGGCAGAGCATCAAAAACTACTGGGAAGTTGGGAAGATCCCGCCCTACTACTACTGGCAGCTGGTATTTTACATGGCAGTCATGAATGTAGATTTTGCATATATCACATGTATCTGGGGCGTGACATTGCAGGATATGGCAGTGATATATCTTGAGCGTGACTTAAAGATTGAAGAAGAGTTCATGGACTACCTCTCAAAGTTTGTAGAGGACATGGAGATAGGGCTTCCTCTTGAAGAATCAAAATCTGATCCTGAGCTTGTAAGTCAGTACTACTATAGGCTCTATGGCCCTGCTACAGGCACAAAAGACACCGCAGTTGAACTTCCAGCAGACTGTAGAATCCTAGTAGAAAGAGCTCTGGAACTAGACCTTGAGATTGAAGAGGAAGAAAAGCGCCTTGCTGAGCTTGAGGCAAAAAGAGCTGAGCTCTGCAAAGAGATACAGCCAGTCATGGGTACTAATGCCTATGCCAAGATTGAGATGGATGATGAATCTATCTACGGCA contains:
- a CDS encoding YqaJ viral recombinase family protein: MSKTKYRPLDPTELIDTTGMDNETWLQIREHGLGKVPTDPDYIPYTITGSGASAALGVNPWLSDEEYRDKKMGIKPVLEAAFSEESKAAGHVFEPFVAINFLRYMHMNFPETKVKLIKDCIRDILPYLEDACPDKTSYEEFLRSQEKVIESFRKKWPMNPSSMWRCNTKNPDGTLKYPFALANIDGLVEINGRIGIFEAKTTSRRQSIKNYWEVGKIPPYYYWQLVFYMAVMNVDFAYITCIWGVTLQDMAVIYLERDLKIEEEFMDYLSKFVEDMEIGLPLEESKSDPELVSQYYYRLYGPATGTKDTAVELPADCRILVERALELDLEIEEEEKRLAELEAKRAELCKEIQPVMGTNAYAKIEMDDESIYGIKLKTPMKRAQFDEENFKKDHPDLYDEFSVTQLDTTSLGKKYKEMKTKYTLPAEPNPKGQPSFEIYKYAKRA